GGGTGTAGTTCAATGGTAGAACACGAGCTTCCCAAGCTCGCAATGGGGGTTCGATTCCCCTCACCCGCTCTCCACAAAAGCCCAGGTCAGAAGCGGTTTCCGCAGACCTGGGCTTTCTTGTTGCCGGGGATCCTGATTCCACACTGATTCCAAACGGCCGCCGCGCCGCCGCTGCGCCGGGATGCCATCCACTGGCACGCAGGCCCCGGCGTTGCAACAGGAGGGGGGTGGCCGATGGCGCCTGAGCCCCTCCTGCCCCACGAGACTCCCGCGTTCCAGAACGCCGCCGAGTACGTCGTGGCGATCACGTTCACCGTCGCCGGCGGCGCCCGTGCGCGCACTGCCGATGGCCGGGCGGAGGGCGTCGCGGAGCGGCTGGCCAACGCCGCCGCCAGAGCCGCGGGCGTCGTAAAGGTCGCGGCCGTCACCGGCCCCGCGAGCGGCGACGGGACGATGCTGGTCCCCCGCCGGGTGCACTTCTCCGCGGCGAACACCGGCCACGCGAACACAGGGGATCCGCACAAGCTCGACCGCTACCTCGACCCCGAGCACGAGCGGGCGCTGGCGTCGCTGAAGGCAGCCAACGCGGCCTACCGGGCGCGGCAGGAGGCCGACCGCGCGCGCCGCCTCGAGTCAGCTGCGCGAACGCCCACAGGGTCGGCCTGCCCGGCGAACGCCGGCCGTGCGAGTGCGTCTACTGCCGGCCCGACCACCTCGCCGCGCGCGAGCTCGCCGCCAGCGGGTCCCGCTGGTTCACCCTGCCGTCGTGCCTGTGCGGCACGCCCACGCCCGCAGGCGAGCCCTGCATGCACCACCGCCACGTCGCCGTCGTCGTCCTCGACGGCGACCCCGAGGCGCTGCAGCAGCTGGCCGAGGCGATCCGGGGCGGTGGGCGGTCATGACCCGCGCCGCCCGAGGCCCACCAGCCTGAGCCGGGCGAGCGGCTCCTCCGCCATGCAAGACCGCCGCCGACACGCAGAGGCCCCGGCAACGCGCCGAAACCCCTGACGACAAGCCGGCCCGCCGGACCAACTCCTCGCCAGGACGTCCGGCGGACCGTCCCCACCTCGGGCCGTTCGGCCTTCGGGAGGGCAGAGCCTTGCCTGTTCACGACGATAGCCTCGCCGTGGGACACCACGGCGCACCGCCAGACGGACGTTCCGGCGAAGCCACGATCCCGCGCCGACCTGCCGCCGCCGCATCCCTGCGACCACGGCACCATCGTGTCGACGGCCCGCCCCGCAGACCGTGGCTGCCGGCGGAGCCGCTCGGCTCCGCCGTGTCCGCCGCGGGCGGTGTCGGCGTCCTGCTGCGGGGCCGGCGGCGCACCACCGAGGGCGAGCGCCTGGCCCGCGCCTACTACCGGGCGCTCGAGCGTGGGTGGATCACCGTGGCCGCCGGCGACGAGCTCGCCTGCAGGCTGCTGGGCGTGCACCCGTCCGCCGTCTGGGGCGAGCAGTTCTGGGCCGGCGCGGCATGACAGCCCGACCAGCGGGCGAGCCGGTGGCCGCGCAGGTCTGGCCCGAGCAGCCGCTGGGGTTCACGGGACCGCTGGAGCCGCTCGTCGGCAACCCGCGCGACAGGCCGGCCGCCGGCGCGCTCCCGACGGACGTGGATCGCTTCCGCGAGCTCGTGTGGGAGCCGCTGGCGGCCGCCGACCCCAGCGGCCGGCGTTGGCTCGCGGCGCTCGGTGGTTTCGAGTTGCTGCGCCATGGCGCCGCCGAGCCTGGCGGCGTCCTGCACGCCACCGGCCGGAGCGTCGCGTCGATGCTCGGTGTCGCCGAGACCACCTGGTGCCGGAGCACCCGGCAAGGCCAGATCGGCTACGGGCCGCTGCTGGACGCCGCCGGCCTGCTGGTGCGTGTGGACTGGGAGCGCTACCAGCTGCCCGCCTGGGACGCCCTGCAGAACCGGGCGGCCGACGCCGCGCTGCGCGGCCGGTTCGTCTACACCCACCGACCGTCGTTTCGCGCCACCGTCGTCCGCTGGCGCCTGGAGGGCGTCAGCCTGGCGGCGCTCGGCGCCTGGTCGCTGCTGCGCTACTGCCACACCCGCTGGGACACCGCCGAGTTGCCGATGTGTGACGCCGCGATCGCCCGCGAGCTCGGCGTCAAGCCGCACACCTGGGCCGGCTGGGCCGGCGAGCTCGCCGGCTGCGGGGCGCTGCAGCGGCTGCGCCCCACCGCCGGCTCAGGGTGGCGGCTGCCGCTGTACTTCGCCCTTCGCACCGGCCGAGGCCTCGATCAGGCCGTCGCCGCCACCCGGGGCGAGGATCATGCAGAAGCGGCTGTCCAGGTTCATGCAACTTCGGCAGCCGGGGATGCAGAACCGGCAGCGGGCGTCTCTGACGTTCGCGCGCGCGAAGACCCGGTTGGAGACGGTGGTGTGAAAGAACATCCCGGCGCCGCCGTCGAGCGAGCGCTTGAGCGTCTCGCTGCCGTGGCCGGGGATGCTTGGCAGCAGGAGCAGATCCGGACCTCGGCAACCCTGCGGGCACGCTGCGCCGAGTTGCTCGAGCGCACTGGCTGGTCACCGCAGCGGCTCGCAGCAGAGCTCACCGGCCGTGAGCTGCGCACGGCCCGCGAGCCCGTGCGCGTGCTCGCCTACCGCGCCCGAGTGCTCCTCGACGCCGCACCCATCGGTGGCAAGGCCGCCCCTACACCGGTCACCGAGGCCGGGGTTCCGCCGCCGCCAGACGACCACGACCACCCCGCCCCGCCCGCGGACGATCTCCGTCGCCCTGAGCCGAACTTCGGCGAGTTGGACGTCCTCAACGAGCCGGCCCGCCACGGGCTGCTCGAGGCCGCCCGCGCCCGGCTGCGTCGCATCGGCCTTCCCCGGACCGGCGAGTTCGCCGACGACCACCCGTTGCTGCGCGGCGAGGCACTGAACCTCCTCCGTCAGCGCCACGCGCCGACCGTCGAGCCGGAGGAGGCTGCTCCGGTCGCGAGCGAGACCACACCCGCCGAGGTGTCACCGGTCTCACGCGGCGCGGCGTCCAACGAACCCAAGGCCGCGCAGCCACAGCGCCACACGGGACCCCTCTGGCGCCCGTCTGGACGCATACGGCACCGCCCTCCCCAGCCGCGGTCGGCGCGACGCGACGTCTTCCAGGTGGCGACTCGCCGGCCACGCGGCCGCGCACCACCGCGGGACGGCCGGGGACTGGCGGAAGGAACGCCGACCGGTCTCGGGCGCCAGCCTGTGGTACACCGTATGGTCCGCCGTACTCCCCGCCATGGGGTGTGCCCTGGGATGCGCCGTGTTCCACGGCCAGCGGTGCCGGGCAGCGTTCGCTGTGCTCCATGGCACGCGGTGCGCCCGAGACTTTAAAACATTACGGCACGCCGCCTGGGGCGCGCCGCATTCGTCGTGGTGGGCCGGGCCTCCCTCGCCCCGTCGCAGGCCCCACTCAGCCTTGAGCGAAACGGAAGGGCCTGAGGAACTGTGAAGCCGGAGCGGCGTACTCGTATACGTCGTAGCCCTCGTCTACGAGCCGAAGTATCTGGTCCTCGTCGCGCAACTCGTCGGCGACCCGCTGATGGTCGCCCAGGCAACCGTCTGGACCCGTAAAGAGGACGACGTTCAGACCGTCCTGCCATTGGGCCGACCGGAAGGCAATCCCATCGACAGGCGCCTCTGGGAGCGGGACCCTGAAGCGCATGTACTCGGTGAAGATCTGGGTGGGGGTGTACTCAAAGTGCACCCGGTCGTCCCGCGCAATCGGTCGCGAGATTTCGCGAGCGAATCCAGCCAGGAACCCCAGGAGATGCACGCGCTGTGCGTCGTCCGGGTTGAACACGCTCGCGGTCGGCAGGTCTGCCAGGTCAACGATGTCGAGCGGGCGGAGCGTCTCGAAGGCCGCCACGGCGGCGTATCGCCGGCCGTCAAAGACCTCTGCGGCCGCGGTCTGCGGATCCGTAGCGCCGTAAAACATGGAGATCCCTGCAGGGTTCATCCGTCCCTGCCGCGCCTTCTCAGGTGGGGGCGCCGCCAACTCATGCGCGTGATCGAAAGGAGTGTCCTCGAACGCTCGTGCTCGGTACACCAGCTTGCCGGCCGGCCACTGTGTCACGCAGAACTCATCCACCACCTTCGCGAGTTTCTCCAGCATCTGACCAGGCGCCCAACCGCTGTCAAGCGCCTCTTCGGAGGAGCCATCATCCGGCGCCAAGAGGAAGCGGCTTCGGTGCTTGACATGCTCGACGAATCGCCTCCAGCCAGCCGTCAGCATTCCTCCCGGGGGAAGGAAGGGATCTCCCCTGTGGACCCAGGCCTCGTCATGGAAGAGGGGAGGCAGCGCTTCTGCGACTTCGTCGTCGAAGCCCCCGTCAGAGACAAGTTCGGCGACCACGTCCCATGTGTCCATGGTCGCGGAGGTCCAGCCGCCTTCCCATCCGACACCCGCGTTGCTTGCGGTTTCATAATGCAGCAGCAAACCGACCTCCACGGCCTCCAGGAGTTCATCAAGCGGAGCGCCGTCCTGTTCACCGCAGAAGGAGCATGTGTCTCCGTCCTCGGTGGCTTGCAGGAGCAAGTCGGCGACAAACAAGTCCTCCACGTGCCGGCTGCATACTCGCCGGTCTTCAGGATCGGGCGTATACCAGGAGTCATCTACGTCGCCCAACGTGCCCTTCTCCCAGTTCGTTGGGACCGAACGCCCCGATCGTAGGCGTGACGTGGTAGGCGGGCTCGCCGCCACTTCTTCCTGCGATGCGCTCGTCGGCCGCGGTGAGGCCACCGCCGCCGATCTGCGCGAGCCGGACGACCCAAGCACCTGTTGTCGACACTTGTCCCGGGTCCTGACCAGCCGGCAGGCCAAAGCACAGTCCCACTGCCCCAGCGGGCTGGTCAGCGAGCACGCCGACCGCAGTCAGTCGTTGAGCGTGCTGGGAGCCAAGAACTGGGCCAGCGCTTCTGCTTGCAGCTGGACGACGGCATTCAGGTCGCGCGCAACGGCTTTCAGCTGCTCGACCTCGCCGCGCAACCGTGCGACTTCCGTCTCCAGGTCCGTCTGCGACTGAACCGGCCTGTCGGGCCCGGCCGCCGAAGGCCTCGTCTTCTCGGGGTTCCGAGGCGTGCGAGCTTCGCCGGGCAGCAGCCCGTCCTCGTCGACCGGGACATACCACCGCGGCCGCCTGCCAGGCGGCATCTCCTCCCCCTCGATCGTCCCGTCGCGGAGTTGCAGGCGAAGCTTCTCAACGCTGATGTCCAGCAGCCTGGCGGCATCCCTTGCCGTGAAGCCCGGCGCGCCGCTGGGGCATCGCACCTCGCCACGTCGCGCGTCTGGGTGCGGCCTGCCAGTCAGCGGGTGTGGGCTATCGATGCGGGTCATGGTGAGAGCCGAGTTGCCGCAGGGGAGCAGTCCGAACGGCACCATACGGTATACAACCGTACCAGCGGTGGCCCTGCTGTCTTTCTACCGTAGTGTGCGGTAAATTGCCGCAGTGGCCTCACGTGTGGCATTGACCGCCGGCGCGCTCTGTTCCGTCGCTGTGCTCCGGCTTCCGCACCGCTCGATGCCTCGCTCGACGTGGGCTGGCGAGATCCTCGTGGAGCAGATGGCTCGGGCGTCGCGCCGCCGTGCGGGCACGTCGCCCGGCTTCGAGCGCGCCCTCCGACAGCTACGAACCAGCGCCGGACAGGTCGACCGGCGGGCCTTAGCCGCGACGATCGACGCCCTCGTCCTTCGTGGGACCCTCGAGCCGCACGGCATCGGCCGTGACGCGCGCCTCCGGGTGAGTGAAGCGGCTGCCCCCGCGGTTGCGGCAATCTCGGAGGTGCTCAGCCCCGCAGACGTGCGTGTGTTGCGGTCCGCTGGTCAGCGGGCGCACGCGATCTGGTCGGCTTGGTCGAACACCGCCGCCGCATCCGCCGAGTACAGGTCCTCGACGTCCGTGTCGGGTTGAGCCCGTCGCCACGCGGACCGGTAGGCAAGGACGCTCAGCCGGATCTTCCCCGAGCGCATCGTCCTGGACTCGACCGCGATCCGGCGGTCCGGCTGATGCAGATACGGCGCCTCCCAACGGTTGTCGGCGATCTGCTTCCAGTCGATCACTCGAACGTTGGCCAACGCGGCGCTCATGTGCCGGGCGGTCGGGTATCGCTGGCCGGGGTGACGCGCGGTTGCCTTGGTGATGACTCGCTTCAGGCCTCTGGGAACCCAAGGTGGTAGTTGCCGGTCGACCGTTCGCAGCGGACTGACGCCCGGCATGAGGCGGCTCACGATGTGCGTGCGCGTGCACGAGTGGTAGGGGAAGGGTTCGCGCACCAGTTCGACAAAGACGAGCCCGAGGGAGAACAGGTCGGACTGCCTGGTCAGGTAGCCGTCGGCCACGAGTTCCGGTGGCGAGTACAGCTGCGGGTTGTCGATCATCGCGACTCGGCCCTGTGGATCCATGCGGCCCGCGAGTCCGAGATCGCCGACCTTGAGGAGCGTGTGGTCGTCGGCCAGTAGCAGGTTCGAGCTCTTGATGTCGCGGTGAACGACCTGGTGCCGCTCATGGATCTCGCCGAGTCCCCGAAGCGCGGCCTGGATGAGCTGACACGCCTCCCTCATGCTGAACCGCTCGCCCCTGAGCATCGCGTCGGTCAGGCTCCCCCGGGGGTGATGGGGCATGACGATCTCGACGACGTCCATGGGGCTGGGGTAGCCGTCGACGCGTGCAGCGCTGAGAATCGGCACGACGTTGTCGTGGGTGATCTGCTGGAGGATCTGCGGCTCGATGAGGACCTCCGACTCCAGCAACGAGAGGTCCATCCGCTTGCCGGCGAACTCGCCGCCTGTGACGTTGTCCAGCCACGTTCGGACCTCGCGAAGCTGACCGGGGAGCGACTCGAGGCACTCGAAGTCGAGTCGGAGCAGCCGCTCAGATGCCCGCTCAGGGCGTTGGCCATCCCCGCCAGCGGCTGACGCTGGCGCTGGCACTAGCTTGCCTCCCTCTCGGCGGTCTCCTCCAGGAGCGTGAGCGCACACGCGAACGCGGCGGCCCGCCCAGCGCGCCACCCCACGGGTGTTCCGGTCAGCCCCGCCGCGGATGGCGCGAGCGTCTCGAGCTGGTAGGCCGGGAGTTTCACCGCTCGCGCGATGTCCTCGGTCTTGATCTCCCTGAACGGCATCTGCTCGAGCTCGCAGGCGAGCATCACGGCAGCGACCAGCGAGATGCGGTCGAAGGCGTGACGGTACTGCCAGTTGGCGTATCGGCGAGTGGCCACGAGCCCGACGGCAGTCGGGGCGACAGACCGCAGATCCTGGCGGTACCGGGACTGGAACTCGGCGAGACGAGCAGAGTCGGTGCCTCCCTCGGAGGGGGCAAGATCGGTGGGCGCCTCCTCGACCGCGCGGCCGTCCTCGGCGCTGTTGCTCTCGACGACGCCGTAGAACAGCTTCCCGTTAGCGACCGCAAGGCCCAAGACGCGCATGTTCATCAACCGCCCCAGCGTGACTCCGTTCGCGGCCATGGTAGCCAGAGGTGGCGGAACCCGGCTGTCTCCTGCGCCGTTCGTGGGCCCGCAGCGGGCGCGACGCCCCGGCCGGCGAGCAGTCCGGCGCCGGCGTCGACGGCAGCGGCGAGGTCCTCGTAGCGCCACACCCGCCTGCGGATCTCCAGCGCCGGCCACGCCAGCCAGGGCTCGGCCGCCTGGCATTGCAGCTCGGCGAGCGTGCGCGGGGGCGAAGGGGCAGACAGCTGGCGGTTCTTGGCGCGCACGTCTCCTGCGGCGTCAAGCCGCCGATCCCGCTTGGTCGAAGAAGCCGTACTCGAGCAGCATGGCCCGGTGGTCGTGCTGCGCGACGGCGTGGCTGCCGTCGTCGTGGGCGTCCAGCAGCGCCTCCATCCGCTGCGCCAGCGCTCGAAGTCCTCGTCGGCGTATGTGGTGACCCACTCGCGGTAGGGGCTGTCGGCGGCGGTATGGGCCTCAAGCCCCTGACCCAGGTGGGCGTACAGCCGCATGCACGGCGTCATCGCCGCGAGGATGTGGCCGACGGGCTCGCTCCAGGCGACGCGCAGCAGGAAGTCGGTGTAGGCCAGCGTGGCTGCGGCGGGTTCAGGGTCCAGGCGCGCACCCCACCTTTGCGCGTACGACTGGTGCAGCCGCAACTCGTCGTCCACTCCTTCGAGTAGGACACGGATCTCCGCCATGGCCTCCCGGTCCGGTGCCTTCGCGAGCGCCAGGGCATACGCGCGGGCGAAGCCGTCGAGGAAGAAGGCGTCCTGCTCGACGTAGAACACGAACCGGTCGCGTGGCAGGTCACCAAGCGCGATGCCCTGCACGAACGGGGGACGCAGGCATGCCGCGGCGAGCTCGGCGTTGTCCTTCCACAGCACGGCAGCGGGGCTCAAGGCGCTCACACATCCTCGGTGGTTCTTCCACCGGCGCGCCGTATGGTGCGCCACATGTCCCACCGGGGCGCTTGTCTGGCGGCATGACCGATGGCGCGCCCGCTGGCCTGCCACACCGAAGCCAGGGAGGCGTCGTGCTCGACAACTGCGTCGCTGTCGTCAACGGGAAGGGTGGCGTCGGCAAGACCTCGATCGTCGCCAACGTGGCCGCCACCGCCGCCCTCGGGGGCTGGCGGACGCTCGCGGTCGATCTCGACCCGCAGGGCAACCTCGCCCGCGACCTGGGCTACCGCGATCGCAGCGACGAGGGCCGCGGGCTGCTCGAGGCCGTCATGACGGCCACGCCGGCGCGGCCCATGACCGGGGTGCGCCCCGGTCTCGACGTGATCACGGGTGGCCGGCACACCCGACGCCTCGGGGATCTGCTCGTCGTCCAGGCCCTCGGCCAGCAGCCCGCCGTCGACTACCACCTCGAGCCGGCGCTCGCCGCCGTCGCCGGCCGCTACGACCTCGTCCTCCTCGACTGCCCGCCCGCGAGCAACCTGCTCGTCCGCGCCGCTCTCGCCCTCGCCGGCCACGCGGTCATCCCCACCAAGATCGACGACGCCAGCATCGACGGGCTCGAAGGCCTCGCCGACGTGCTCGGCGAGGTCGTGCGTACCGCCAACCCGCAGCTGCGCGTCCTCGGCGTGGTGCTGTTCGACGTGGGCGCCGGCGACACCCGCCTGCAGGCCGAGGCCCGCCGCGAGCTCGAGGAGATGCTCGACGGCATCGCCCCCGTCCTTCGCGCGGCGATCCGCCACACCCGCCGCGCCGCCCGCGACCTGCGCCGCCGCGGGAGCACCGCCGCCGAGTACGAGCAGGCGGCCCTGGACGCCAAGCCCTGGTACGCCGACCGGGCCGCCCCGGCGCTGTCCCGCGCGGCGGGCGGCCTGGCCGGCGACTACCAACAGCTGACCACCGAGATCCTGGCCGCCCTGTGCGCCCGCGCGGCCGGCCAGATCGCCGAGGTGACGCCGTGACCAGCGCCCGCCGGCTGCAGGACCTCAATCCCGCCGACCGGCCCGACCGGGCGCCAGCGGTCGCGCCGCCCGTCCGCCCTGTGGCCCCGCCGCAACCCACGGAGCCCGCCGACGTCGAGGCGTCCACCCTCGGCCCCCCGCCGCCGGCCGGTCGCCCGTCCGCCGCGCCAGGCAAGGCGACCAAGGTCATCCATTCGGTGCCCGTCGACGTGCTCGACCGGCTCAAGCAGGCCGCCGCCCGCAGCGGCCGCAGCTACACCGACATCGTCGTCGGCTGCGTCGTCGACCACCGCGACCGCCTCGCTCCCGGCGACGACGACACTGGCGAGGCTGCGCTCAAGGCGCTCGAACGCCGCCGCCGGCAGGCCGGGCGCACCCGGGCGCGCAGCGCGCAGCTCACCCTGTACCTCACCGCCGACGAGCGCGCCGAGCTCGACCGGCTCGCCGCCGGCCGGGGCATGGCCCGGTCCCAGCTGGTCACCGCGGCGCTGCGACGAGGGTTGAATGACCTGCCATGAGCAGCGGCCCGCCACCCGAACCCGACCCGGCCAGCGACCCAGAGCTCGCCCACGTGCGCGCCGCCATGCGCGCCGAGTGGCGTGCCGAGCGCCGCGCCGCCGAGCTCGAAGCCCTGCGCGATCACCACAGCCGCCGCACCATCGCCGACGTGCTCGTCGAGGCCATGCGCCGCGGCGACACCGTCACCCTCCAGCTCGGGCCGCACCGGCGCATCACCGGCACCGTCACCGACGCCGGCCGCGACTTCGCCGTCGTCGAGAACGCCCACGAACGGCTCGCTGCCCGCGTCGCCGACCGCGACGGCCACCCTTACCTCGGGCCCGAGCTGCTCGTCGAGATCCGCGGGCGCGCCCACACCGGCGGCGCCCAGCCCACCAAACCCTCGGCGACCTTCCGGTCGGTCCTGCAGCGCTTCGACTTCGACGCCCAAGCCGACCCGCGCGCCCGCATCGAGATCGGAACGACCCTGCGATGCCAGCCGCTGACCGGACGCGTCCAAGCGCTCGCCGCCGACCACCTGTACCTGATCGACGAGGACGACACCCAGCACTTCGCCCCGCTGTCCACGATCACGTACGTGGCCCGGGCCCAACCGCGACCCACCGATGCGCGATCGTGATCCGCCGCTATACGCTCGTGTCTTTGTCGCGCGGGCGAGGCTTGACGGCGACCGGCTGGTCGCCGGGGGCCGGGTTGGAGGGCTGCGCGCGGATGAAGTCGAGAAGCTCGTCCTTCAGGACGTAGTAGCGGCGGCCGCCGGGCAGCCGGTGCGTGGGGATGACACCCTCGCGCGCGTAGCGCTGGGCGGTGTTGAGGTGCACGCCGAGGATCTTGGCCACGTCGCTCAGCGACAGCATGTCGCCGAAGTCGTCAAGGTCGGCGAACGTGGCCATGGGCGTCGTCTCCTCGCTGGGATCGGCCGCGGGGCAAGCCGTTCCTGCGGGCATGGTGCCATCCTGATGGCACCGGTAACAGGATGTAAGGCGATGTGGGCCGTTGCGGGGCGGCATTGGGGTAACGCCTCCACACGGGTCCCGGCGTCCCGAGCCGGCACGCCGGCGAGTTATCCACAAGCCGGCGAAATCTTTGCGGCATCTGTCACGCGGGTCGGCTTTGATGATCTCGCCCTTCCCCCTCCGTCGCGCCGCTGCCTTGGGCCGGGGGCCGCGAATGCCCCGGGTTGAGCAACCCGGCGAAAGGGAGGAAAGGCGTGACAACGCAACCGGTTGTGGACTAGTGTAACCATCCTCAACACGATACCGAATGGCGCAAGGCGATGATCCCCTTCACCGAGGGTTGCTAGGCCCTCCGAGTGAAGGTGGCATCGCGCGGAGGCCCCGCCGATGAGCGTGACGGAGCAGCTGCCAAGCCTGGCGGGCGCGCGCGACACGGCACCGCCGCAGCAGGCCAGCCCGGCACGGGTGCGGCGGCGCCGGCCGGGCAGCGTGCTCGCGCTGATGCTGGTCGCCGGGCTGCTGCTGGGGCTGGCCACCTACATGGTGCTGCGCGACCGGGACGTCACCTACCGGGTCGCGGTCGCCGCGACCGACCTGCGCGCCGGCACGGTCGTCTCCGCCGACTCGTTCCGGCTGGTCGACACGAAGGTCGCTGATCAACTGGCCGCCGGCCTGGTGCACGCCGACCACGTCGCCGGGGTCACCGGCTGGGTCGCCGCCAACACCGTGGCAGCGGCGAGCTCGTGTCGCGCGGTGACCTGCGCCCGCCCTCGGCGCCAAGCGAGTTCCGCGCCATGAGCCTGCCCATCGACCGCGAGCGCGCCGCCGGCGGCGATCTGGCGCGCGGTGACCGCGTCGACGTCGTCGCGGTGGTGGAGGGCCGGGCGCTGTACGTCGCCGCCGACCTCGAGGTGCTGGCCGTCGCGAGCAGCCGCGGCGACGGGGCGCTCGCGGCACCGGGACGGTTCTTCGTCACCGTCGCCGTCGACGAGCCCACCGCGCTGGCGCTGGCCCGGGCGCTGGAGATCGGCACCGTCAGCGTGCTGCGGTCCACCGGGTCGCTGCCGGCAACCGTCGACCCCGACGCCCTGCGCGGCCTCAGCGACCAGCCGGGTCCCCGCGTGTCCCGGGACCCGCCGGCGCAAGACCCGCCAGCCAATGGCCAGGCCGGCCACCCGCAGGAGGGAGGCGACGATGCCGGGTGAGGTCGCGGTCGTGGTCGCCGCGACACACCAGGAGTGGGCGACCCGGCTGACGGGCTGGATCAGCGACCACGGCAGCGAGGTGCGGCTGCGCGACCACTACGTCCTGGCCCGCGACGACGCGCTCGCCCAGGACTACGACTGCCTCGTCGCCGACGCCGACTCGTCGCTGCTCGACGCGGCCCTGGTCGCCGAGCTGCACCGCCGCGGCCGCACCGTCGTCGGCGTGTGCGACCCCGACCTGCCCCACACGCGCCGGCGGCTTACCGAGCTCGGCTGCGACCGCGTCGTCGACAAGTCCGCACCGCCGGCCGAGCTGCTCGCCGCGGTCGCGGAGGTCGGTCGCAGCGCCCGCGACCTCGAGGGGCTGCTCGCCGGCCTCGTCGACCTGCCCGCCGACCACCCCGAGGCCCTGCCTGCCCCGCCCGGCCAGCACGCCGCGCAAGCCCGGCCAAGGCGCGGGCGGCTCACCGCCGTCACCGGCCCCGTCGACGGGCAAGGCGCCACCGAGGTCGCCGTCGAACTGGCCGTCGCGATCCGCCGGTGGGGACGCGGCGTCGTCCTCGTCGATGCCGACCTGTCCGCCTCGAGCCTCGCGCAGCGCCTCGGCGTCGGCTTCGACCGCAACCTGCACACCGCCGTCGACGCGGTCGTGCACCACAGCGGCACGCTGCCGAACGCGCTGA
This window of the Egibacteraceae bacterium genome carries:
- a CDS encoding protein kinase, whose protein sequence is MDNVTGGEFAGKRMDLSLLESEVLIEPQILQQITHDNVVPILSAARVDGYPSPMDVVEIVMPHHPRGSLTDAMLRGERFSMREACQLIQAALRGLGEIHERHQVVHRDIKSSNLLLADDHTLLKVGDLGLAGRMDPQGRVAMIDNPQLYSPPELVADGYLTRQSDLFSLGLVFVELVREPFPYHSCTRTHIVSRLMPGVSPLRTVDRQLPPWVPRGLKRVITKATARHPGQRYPTARHMSAALANVRVIDWKQIADNRWEAPYLHQPDRRIAVESRTMRSGKIRLSVLAYRSAWRRAQPDTDVEDLYSADAAAVFDQADQIACAR
- a CDS encoding HEPN-associated N-terminal domain-containing protein, with the translated sequence MEDLFVADLLLQATEDGDTCSFCGEQDGAPLDELLEAVEVGLLLHYETASNAGVGWEGGWTSATMDTWDVVAELVSDGGFDDEVAEALPPLFHDEAWVHRGDPFLPPGGMLTAGWRRFVEHVKHRSRFLLAPDDGSSEEALDSGWAPGQMLEKLAKVVDEFCVTQWPAGKLVYRARAFEDTPFDHAHELAAPPPEKARQGRMNPAGISMFYGATDPQTAAAEVFDGRRYAAVAAFETLRPLDIVDLADLPTASVFNPDDAQRVHLLGFLAGFAREISRPIARDDRVHFEYTPTQIFTEYMRFRVPLPEAPVDGIAFRSAQWQDGLNVVLFTGPDGCLGDHQRVADELRDEDQILRLVDEGYDVYEYAAPASQFLRPFRFAQG
- a CDS encoding CopG family transcriptional regulator — protein: MTSARRLQDLNPADRPDRAPAVAPPVRPVAPPQPTEPADVEASTLGPPPPAGRPSAAPGKATKVIHSVPVDVLDRLKQAAARSGRSYTDIVVGCVVDHRDRLAPGDDDTGEAALKALERRRRQAGRTRARSAQLTLYLTADERAELDRLAAGRGMARSQLVTAALRRGLNDLP
- a CDS encoding helix-turn-helix domain-containing protein, which produces MATFADLDDFGDMLSLSDVAKILGVHLNTAQRYAREGVIPTHRLPGGRRYYVLKDELLDFIRAQPSNPAPGDQPVAVKPRPRDKDTSV
- a CDS encoding SAF domain-containing protein, which translates into the protein MSVTEQLPSLAGARDTAPPQQASPARVRRRRPGSVLALMLVAGLLLGLATYMVLRDRDVTYRVAVAATDLRAGTVVSADSFRLVDTKVADQLAAGLVHADHVAGVTGWVAANTVAAASSCRAVTCARPRRQASSAP
- a CDS encoding ParA family protein; translated protein: MLDNCVAVVNGKGGVGKTSIVANVAATAALGGWRTLAVDLDPQGNLARDLGYRDRSDEGRGLLEAVMTATPARPMTGVRPGLDVITGGRHTRRLGDLLVVQALGQQPAVDYHLEPALAAVAGRYDLVLLDCPPASNLLVRAALALAGHAVIPTKIDDASIDGLEGLADVLGEVVRTANPQLRVLGVVLFDVGAGDTRLQAEARRELEEMLDGIAPVLRAAIRHTRRAARDLRRRGSTAAEYEQAALDAKPWYADRAAPALSRAAGGLAGDYQQLTTEILAALCARAAGQIAEVTP
- a CDS encoding TenA family protein → MSALSPAAVLWKDNAELAAACLRPPFVQGIALGDLPRDRFVFYVEQDAFFLDGFARAYALALAKAPDREAMAEIRVLLEGVDDELRLHQSYAQRWGARLDPEPAAATLAYTDFLLRVAWSEPVGHILAAMTPCMRLYAHLGQGLEAHTAADSPYREWVTTYADEDFERWRSGWRRCWTPTTTAATPSRSTTTGPCCSSTASSTKRDRRLDAAGDVRAKNRQLSAPSPPRTLAELQCQAAEPWLAWPALEIRRRVWRYEDLAAAVDAGAGLLAGRGVAPAAGPRTAQETAGFRHLWLPWPRTESRWGG